From Saccharothrix espanaensis DSM 44229, the proteins below share one genomic window:
- a CDS encoding F0F1 ATP synthase subunit gamma: MAAQIRELRQRIRTVNSTKKITKAYELIATSRLAKAQARVAASKPYAEEITGVLSALASASANLDHPLLTERKAPKRAGVLVVTSDKGMCGGYNANVLKAAEELLALLRSEGKEPVLYVIGRKGASYYRFRRREISGEWSGFSQLPHYVNAAEAGDTLVPAFLEGTEDGNQGVDELHVVYTEFKSMLSQQPTAKRIAPMEIEYEEDRPKLQSVYSFEPNAETLLGALLPKYVKTRLFSALLDAAASESAARRTAMKAATDNATELVRNLSRQANSARQAQITQEISEIVGGASALTGGAGSDE; this comes from the coding sequence ATGGCGGCACAGATTCGCGAGCTGCGCCAACGGATCCGAACGGTCAACTCGACCAAGAAGATCACCAAGGCGTACGAGCTCATCGCCACGTCGCGGCTCGCCAAGGCCCAGGCCCGGGTCGCGGCGTCCAAGCCGTACGCCGAGGAGATCACCGGTGTGCTCTCCGCGCTGGCGAGCGCGTCGGCCAACCTCGACCACCCGCTGCTGACCGAGCGCAAGGCCCCCAAGCGGGCCGGCGTCCTGGTCGTCACCAGCGACAAGGGCATGTGCGGCGGCTACAACGCCAACGTGCTCAAGGCGGCCGAGGAACTGCTGGCGCTGCTCCGCTCGGAGGGCAAGGAGCCGGTGCTCTACGTCATCGGCCGCAAGGGCGCGAGCTACTACCGGTTCCGCCGCCGGGAGATCTCCGGCGAGTGGAGCGGCTTCTCGCAGCTCCCGCACTACGTCAACGCCGCGGAAGCGGGTGACACGCTGGTCCCGGCCTTCCTCGAGGGCACTGAGGACGGCAACCAGGGTGTCGACGAACTGCACGTGGTCTACACCGAGTTCAAGTCGATGCTGAGCCAGCAGCCGACCGCGAAGCGCATCGCCCCGATGGAGATCGAGTACGAGGAGGACCGGCCGAAGCTCCAGTCGGTCTACTCCTTCGAGCCGAACGCCGAGACGTTGCTGGGCGCGCTGCTGCCCAAGTACGTCAAGACGCGGCTGTTCTCGGCTCTGCTGGACGCGGCGGCTTCGGAGTCGGCGGCTCGGCGGACCGCGATGAAGGCGGCGACGGACAACGCCACCGAGCTGGTCCGCAACCTCAGCCGTCAGGCGAACTCGGCCCGCCAGGCCCAGATCACCCAGGAGATCAGCGAGATCGTCGGTGGCGCCTCCGCGCTGACCGGGGGCGCAGGAAGTGATGAGTGA
- the atpA gene encoding F0F1 ATP synthase subunit alpha, with the protein MAELTISSDEIRSAIEKYVSTYSPEVSREEVGVVAETYDGIAIVEGLPGTMTNELLEFPGGVLGVALNLEVREIGAVILGDFDKIEEGQEVKRTGQVLSVPVGDGFLGRVVNPLGQPIDGLGDVVADDNRALELQAASVLQRQPVSEPMQTGIKAIDSMTPIGRGQRQLIIGDRKTGKTAVCIDTIINQKKAWESGDPQQQVRCVYVAIGQKGSTIAGVKTALEEAGALEYTTIVAAPASDSAGFKWLAPYTGSAIGQHWMYQGKHVLIIFDDLTKQAEAYRAISLLLRRPPGREAYPGDVFYLHSRLLERCAKLSDEMGAGSMTGLPIIETKANDVSAYIPTNVISITDGQCFLESDLFNAGVRPAVNVGISVSRVGGAAQTKAMKTVAGSLRLDLSQFRELEAFSAFASDLDAASRAQLDRGARLVELLKQAQYSPVPMEEQVVSIYLGTNGHYDSVPVADVRRFEADFLDHVRRSHDVILSSIRESKKLSEDTEKGIVDAVNAFKQQFTASNGATVVNEAPADAMDADKVGHESVKVNRPAPTEK; encoded by the coding sequence ATGGCGGAGCTGACGATCTCGTCGGACGAGATCCGCAGTGCGATCGAGAAGTACGTCTCGACCTACTCCCCGGAAGTCAGCCGGGAAGAGGTCGGCGTCGTCGCGGAGACCTACGACGGCATCGCCATCGTCGAGGGTCTGCCCGGCACCATGACCAACGAGCTGCTGGAGTTCCCCGGCGGCGTGCTCGGCGTGGCCCTGAACCTGGAAGTGCGCGAGATCGGCGCGGTCATCCTGGGTGACTTCGACAAGATCGAAGAGGGCCAGGAGGTCAAGCGGACCGGCCAGGTGCTCTCCGTGCCGGTCGGCGACGGCTTCCTGGGCCGCGTGGTGAACCCGCTCGGCCAGCCGATCGACGGCCTGGGCGACGTCGTGGCCGACGACAACCGCGCCCTGGAGCTGCAGGCGGCGTCGGTCCTTCAGCGCCAGCCGGTGAGCGAGCCGATGCAGACCGGCATCAAGGCCATCGACTCGATGACCCCGATCGGTCGCGGCCAGCGCCAGCTGATCATCGGCGACCGCAAGACCGGCAAGACCGCGGTCTGCATCGACACGATCATCAACCAGAAGAAGGCCTGGGAGTCGGGCGACCCGCAGCAGCAGGTCCGCTGCGTGTACGTCGCCATCGGTCAGAAGGGCTCCACCATCGCGGGCGTCAAGACCGCGCTGGAGGAGGCGGGCGCGCTGGAGTACACCACCATCGTGGCCGCCCCGGCGTCCGACTCGGCCGGCTTCAAGTGGCTCGCCCCCTACACCGGCTCGGCCATCGGCCAGCACTGGATGTACCAGGGCAAGCACGTCCTGATCATCTTCGACGACCTGACCAAGCAGGCCGAGGCGTACCGCGCCATCTCGCTGCTGCTGCGCCGCCCGCCGGGCCGCGAGGCCTACCCCGGCGACGTCTTCTACTTGCACTCGCGCCTGCTGGAGCGCTGCGCGAAGCTGTCGGACGAGATGGGCGCGGGCTCGATGACCGGCCTGCCGATCATCGAGACCAAGGCCAACGACGTGTCGGCCTACATCCCGACCAACGTCATCTCGATCACCGACGGCCAGTGCTTCCTGGAGTCGGACCTGTTCAACGCCGGTGTGCGGCCGGCCGTCAACGTGGGCATCTCGGTGTCCCGCGTCGGTGGTGCCGCGCAGACCAAGGCGATGAAGACGGTCGCCGGCTCGCTGCGCCTGGACCTGTCCCAGTTCCGCGAGCTGGAGGCGTTCTCCGCCTTCGCCTCGGACCTGGACGCCGCCTCGCGGGCCCAGCTCGACCGGGGTGCGCGGCTCGTCGAGCTGCTCAAGCAGGCGCAGTACTCGCCGGTCCCGATGGAGGAGCAGGTCGTCTCCATCTACCTGGGCACCAACGGGCACTACGACTCCGTCCCGGTCGCCGACGTGCGCCGGTTCGAGGCTGACTTCCTCGACCACGTGCGCCGCAGCCACGACGTGATCCTGTCGAGCATCCGCGAGTCCAAGAAGTTGTCGGAAGACACCGAAAAGGGCATCGTGGACGCTGTCAACGCGTTCAAGCAGCAGTTCACCGCTTCCAACGGCGCCACGGTCGTGAACGAGGCCCCGGCGGACGCGATGGACGCCGACAAGGTCGGACACGAGTCGGTCAAGGTCAACCGACCCGCTCCGACCGAGAAGTGA
- a CDS encoding F0F1 ATP synthase subunit delta, whose product MTLHAASRDALAAAELRLLEIVDGAEDSAALGKLGAELFAVVGLLSKQRSLRQALAESSTEPASREQLLRGLLGGQVSGDTVQVLATVVTARWSSPRELVDGVESLARTTLLVRAERDGKLDAVEDELFRLGRIIAGNYELELALTDPAAEADGKVALIDGLVAGKVDETTKVLVDQLVREPRGQGVVNGLSDLASLAAKRRERSVAYIRSAVELDAAQLDRLEATLTRIYSRPVALHVEVDPTLRGGLLIKIGDEVIDGSVAGRLAALRRDLAG is encoded by the coding sequence ATGACGCTGCACGCCGCCAGTCGCGACGCGCTGGCCGCCGCCGAACTGCGGCTGCTGGAGATTGTCGACGGCGCCGAGGACAGCGCCGCCCTGGGCAAGCTGGGTGCGGAGCTGTTCGCGGTCGTCGGCCTGCTGTCCAAGCAGCGCTCACTGCGCCAGGCGCTGGCCGAGTCGTCGACCGAGCCCGCGAGCCGGGAGCAGCTCCTGCGGGGCCTGCTCGGCGGCCAGGTCTCCGGCGACACGGTCCAGGTGCTGGCCACGGTCGTCACCGCCCGCTGGTCCAGCCCGCGTGAGCTGGTCGACGGCGTCGAGTCACTGGCCCGCACCACGCTGCTGGTGCGGGCCGAGCGGGACGGCAAGCTCGACGCGGTCGAGGACGAGCTGTTCCGACTCGGTCGCATCATCGCCGGGAACTACGAGCTGGAGCTGGCGCTGACCGACCCGGCGGCCGAGGCCGACGGCAAGGTCGCGCTGATCGACGGCCTCGTCGCGGGCAAGGTGGACGAGACGACCAAGGTCCTGGTCGACCAGCTCGTGCGCGAACCGCGCGGCCAGGGCGTCGTGAACGGCCTGTCCGACCTGGCGTCGCTCGCGGCGAAGCGCCGGGAGCGCTCGGTGGCCTACATCCGCTCCGCGGTCGAGCTCGACGCGGCGCAGTTGGACCGCCTGGAGGCGACGTTGACCCGGATCTACTCCCGGCCGGTCGCGCTGCACGTGGAGGTCGACCCCACGCTGCGCGGCGGTCTGCTGATCAAGATCGGCGACGAGGTCATCGACGGAAGCGTTGCCGGTCGGCTGGCGGCACTGCGCCGCGACCTCGCCGGCTGA
- a CDS encoding F0F1 ATP synthase subunit B has protein sequence MKTLILAAEGEAINPVLPHTTEIIVGLIAFLLLFFVIKKFVTPRFETLYAERAAKIEGGIEKAEQAQAEAQQKLEEYKAQLADARAEAARIRDDARIEGEQIISELRAKAQEESARIVAQGQTQLETQRAQIVAELRGELGKLAIDLADRVVGESLEDEVRRRGTVDRFLSELDNTSAPAAK, from the coding sequence ATGAAGACCCTCATCCTGGCGGCGGAGGGCGAGGCCATCAACCCCGTCCTCCCCCACACGACTGAGATCATCGTCGGCCTGATCGCGTTCCTGCTGCTCTTCTTCGTCATCAAGAAGTTCGTCACCCCGCGCTTCGAGACGTTGTACGCAGAACGTGCCGCCAAGATCGAGGGCGGGATCGAGAAGGCCGAGCAGGCGCAGGCGGAAGCCCAGCAGAAGCTCGAGGAGTACAAGGCACAGCTCGCCGACGCGCGGGCCGAAGCCGCTCGCATCCGTGACGACGCCCGCATCGAGGGCGAGCAGATCATCAGCGAGCTGCGTGCCAAGGCGCAGGAGGAGTCCGCGCGGATCGTCGCGCAGGGCCAGACCCAGCTGGAGACCCAGCGCGCGCAGATCGTCGCGGAACTGCGCGGCGAGCTCGGCAAGCTCGCGATCGACCTGGCCGACCGGGTCGTCGGCGAGTCGCTGGAGGACGAGGTGCGCCGTCGGGGCACCGTCGACCGGTTCCTCTCCGAGCTGGACAACACGTCGGCTCCGGCCGCCAAGTGA
- a CDS encoding ATP synthase subunit c family protein has product MSAIVLAQDAVKTVNNAGLAAIGYGLAAIGPGIGVGLIFSSVINGTARQPEARGVLLSLAWTTFAIVEVLALLGFVVYFLASNA; this is encoded by the coding sequence GTGAGCGCTATCGTTCTTGCTCAGGATGCCGTCAAGACCGTCAACAACGCGGGTCTCGCCGCGATCGGCTACGGCCTCGCGGCCATCGGCCCCGGCATCGGCGTCGGTCTGATCTTCTCCTCGGTCATCAACGGCACCGCCCGTCAGCCCGAGGCCCGCGGTGTGCTGCTGAGCCTCGCGTGGACGACCTTCGCCATCGTCGAGGTCCTCGCGCTGCTCGGCTTCGTCGTGTACTTCCTCGCGAGCAACGCCTGA
- the atpB gene encoding F0F1 ATP synthase subunit A yields MTSLVLASGGEFVAPGVKDFFPPAIFGSVDKPMVLLVLSVIIIGTFFIVATRNLKLVPGKFQFAAESVYDIGRNSIAREQIGGKDFKPFVPLILTVFTFILVNNLYGLIPFIQFPTMSHIGFPLAVSVLVIYPVYHYVGFKRHGFVGYLKHATMPPGAPWFVLILLIPIEFFQKFLLNPLTLAIRVFAAMFAGHLLLLVFTLAGEFLLLNGGFTVVVAPIAFLFAIALTFLEALIMVLQAYIFALLSANYIGAALAEEH; encoded by the coding sequence GTGACCTCGTTGGTGCTGGCCTCGGGCGGCGAGTTCGTCGCGCCCGGTGTGAAGGACTTCTTCCCCCCGGCGATCTTCGGGTCGGTCGACAAGCCCATGGTCCTGCTGGTGCTGTCGGTCATCATCATCGGGACGTTCTTCATCGTCGCGACCCGCAACCTGAAGCTCGTTCCGGGCAAGTTCCAGTTCGCCGCCGAGTCGGTCTACGACATCGGCCGCAACTCCATCGCCCGTGAGCAGATCGGCGGCAAGGACTTCAAGCCGTTCGTCCCGCTGATCCTCACGGTGTTCACCTTCATCCTGGTGAACAACCTGTACGGGCTCATCCCGTTCATCCAGTTCCCGACGATGTCGCACATCGGCTTCCCGCTGGCCGTCTCGGTGCTGGTGATCTACCCGGTCTACCACTACGTCGGGTTCAAGCGCCACGGTTTCGTCGGTTACCTGAAGCACGCCACCATGCCGCCCGGTGCGCCGTGGTTCGTGCTCATCCTGCTGATCCCGATCGAGTTCTTCCAGAAGTTCCTGCTGAACCCGCTCACGCTCGCCATCCGAGTTTTCGCGGCGATGTTCGCAGGGCACCTGCTGCTGCTGGTCTTCACCCTCGCCGGTGAGTTCCTGCTGCTCAACGGTGGCTTCACGGTCGTGGTCGCCCCGATCGCCTTCCTCTTCGCCATCGCGCTGACGTTCCTGGAAGCGCTGATCATGGTCCTCCAGGCCTACATCTTCGCCCTGTTGTCCGCGAACTACATCGGCGCGGCGCTGGCGGAAGAGCACTGA
- a CDS encoding glycosyltransferase family 4 protein, translated as MGPLPDTSSVLPVREYLLVALTAAVVTFLLVGLVRALAFRIGAVAYPRQRDVHVKPMPRMGGLAMYGGVLGGMMLAHQLPVLRAAFDFSYDPWAVIAGGGVIVLVGVLDDRFELDSLTKLAGQVTSAGILVLFGLQWLVFWVPWGDNEGQGSLLVLDQNQGALLTVLLAVTMVNAMNFVDGLDGLAAGIGLIAAVATCAFCIGVLAKNGGDVGSYPPALIAATLAGACLGFLPHNFNPARIFMGDSGSMLIGLMLAAAVTSASGKLNYGSLQSIETVDLLGLLSPLLVVAAVLFVPMLDLLMAVVRRTRRGESPFSADKMHLHHRLLEIGHSQRRAVLLIYLWAGVLAFGTVSLTLFDATVVMWCLAAGLLLALLVSAVPRLRELRRT; from the coding sequence GTGGGCCCGTTGCCCGACACCTCTTCCGTCCTCCCGGTCCGGGAGTACCTGCTCGTCGCGCTGACCGCCGCCGTGGTCACGTTCCTGCTGGTCGGCCTGGTCCGGGCGCTCGCGTTCCGGATCGGTGCCGTCGCCTACCCGCGCCAGCGGGACGTGCACGTCAAGCCCATGCCGCGGATGGGCGGCCTCGCCATGTACGGCGGCGTCCTGGGCGGCATGATGCTCGCCCACCAGCTGCCCGTGCTGCGCGCCGCCTTCGACTTCTCCTACGACCCGTGGGCGGTGATCGCCGGCGGCGGCGTCATCGTCCTGGTCGGCGTGCTGGACGACCGGTTCGAACTGGACTCCCTGACGAAACTGGCCGGCCAGGTCACCTCGGCGGGCATCCTGGTCCTGTTCGGCCTCCAGTGGCTGGTGTTCTGGGTGCCGTGGGGTGACAACGAAGGCCAGGGCTCGCTGCTGGTGCTCGACCAGAACCAGGGCGCGCTGCTGACCGTGCTGCTCGCCGTGACGATGGTCAACGCGATGAACTTCGTGGACGGCCTGGACGGCCTGGCCGCCGGCATCGGCCTGATCGCCGCCGTGGCCACCTGCGCGTTCTGCATCGGCGTGCTGGCCAAGAACGGCGGGGACGTCGGCTCCTACCCGCCCGCGCTGATCGCCGCCACGCTGGCCGGCGCGTGCCTGGGCTTCCTGCCGCACAACTTCAACCCGGCCCGGATCTTCATGGGCGACTCCGGCTCGATGCTGATCGGGCTGATGCTCGCGGCCGCCGTCACCTCGGCCTCCGGCAAGCTCAACTACGGCTCCCTCCAGTCGATCGAGACCGTTGACCTGCTCGGCCTGCTGTCCCCGCTGCTGGTGGTCGCGGCCGTGCTGTTCGTGCCGATGCTCGACCTGCTGATGGCGGTCGTCCGGCGCACCCGGCGCGGCGAGAGCCCGTTCTCCGCGGACAAGATGCACCTGCACCACCGCCTGCTGGAGATCGGCCACTCCCAGCGCCGCGCGGTGCTGCTGATCTACCTGTGGGCGGGCGTGCTGGCGTTCGGCACGGTGTCGCTGACCCTGTTCGACGCGACCGTCGTCATGTGGTGCCTGGCCGCCGGCCTGCTGCTCGCGCTGCTGGTCTCCGCCGTGCCGCGGCTGCGTGAGCTGCGCCGGACCTGA
- a CDS encoding L-threonylcarbamoyladenylate synthase, giving the protein MSTLYDCAVPADRTSGLAAAAGAVRSGRLVVLPTDTVYGIGCDAFDAKAVRYLLEAKGRGPDMPVPVLVGSWTTIDGLVLSVPRQARALIEAFWPGGLSLVLQHAPSLAWDLGHTRGTVMLRMPLHPVALELLRDVGPMAVSSANKSGFPPAGTAQEAWDQLGEDVGVYLDGGPCTDNVASTIVDLTGPDPLVLREGAVPLADVREVLGIEVEVAG; this is encoded by the coding sequence GTGAGCACGCTCTACGACTGCGCCGTCCCCGCCGACCGGACCTCCGGTCTCGCCGCCGCCGCCGGCGCGGTGCGGTCCGGGCGCCTGGTGGTTCTGCCCACCGACACCGTCTACGGGATCGGCTGCGACGCGTTCGACGCGAAGGCCGTCCGCTACCTGCTCGAAGCCAAGGGCCGCGGCCCGGACATGCCGGTCCCGGTGCTGGTCGGCTCGTGGACCACGATCGACGGCCTGGTGCTGTCGGTGCCCCGGCAGGCCCGCGCGCTGATCGAGGCGTTCTGGCCCGGCGGCCTGTCCCTGGTCCTGCAGCACGCGCCCTCGCTGGCCTGGGACCTCGGGCACACCCGGGGCACGGTGATGCTGCGGATGCCGCTGCACCCGGTCGCCCTGGAACTGCTGCGCGACGTCGGCCCGATGGCCGTGTCCAGCGCCAACAAGTCCGGGTTCCCGCCCGCCGGCACCGCGCAGGAGGCGTGGGACCAGCTCGGCGAGGACGTCGGCGTCTACCTCGACGGCGGGCCGTGCACGGACAACGTGGCGTCCACCATCGTCGACCTCACCGGGCCCGACCCGCTGGTGCTGCGCGAGGGCGCGGTGCCGCTGGCCGACGTGCGCGAGGTGCTCGGGATCGAAGTCGAGGTCGCCGGCTAG
- the prmC gene encoding peptide chain release factor N(5)-glutamine methyltransferase, translating to MTRHPLRLAVLEAERLLAAAGVDSPRADAELLAAHVLGVERSRLPLIPLVDPPVVDALHHLVRERVTRIPLQHITGWAHLGGLDLDVGPGVFVPRPETELLLEWALSTVSGSPLVVDLCTGSGALALAVAHRLPGATVHAVERDPVALAWARRNSDLRVEAGDTPIRLHSGDVTAPGVLSDLEGAVDLVVCNPPYVPEGTEVQPEVADHDPHDAVFSGADGLDVIRHVVSLAARLLKPGGHVAIEHDDTHGESVPALLAARRVLTDVQDHPDLAGRPRFATARRT from the coding sequence ATGACCCGACACCCGCTGCGGCTGGCCGTGCTCGAAGCCGAACGCTTGTTGGCCGCGGCGGGCGTCGACAGCCCGAGGGCGGACGCGGAGCTGCTCGCCGCCCACGTGCTGGGCGTCGAGCGATCACGCCTGCCGCTGATCCCGCTGGTCGACCCGCCGGTGGTGGACGCGCTGCACCACCTGGTGCGCGAGCGCGTCACGCGCATCCCGTTGCAGCACATCACCGGCTGGGCGCACCTGGGCGGCCTGGACCTCGACGTCGGCCCCGGCGTGTTCGTCCCGCGCCCGGAAACCGAGCTGCTGCTGGAGTGGGCGCTGTCCACAGTGTCCGGATCGCCGCTGGTGGTCGACCTGTGCACCGGGTCGGGAGCGCTGGCGCTGGCCGTGGCGCACCGCCTGCCGGGCGCGACCGTGCACGCCGTGGAACGCGACCCGGTGGCCCTCGCCTGGGCCCGGCGCAACTCCGACCTCCGCGTCGAAGCCGGCGACACGCCGATCCGGCTGCACTCCGGCGACGTCACCGCGCCCGGCGTGCTGTCCGATTTGGAGGGTGCGGTCGACCTGGTGGTGTGCAACCCGCCTTACGTGCCCGAGGGCACCGAGGTGCAGCCGGAGGTCGCCGACCACGACCCGCACGACGCCGTCTTCTCCGGCGCGGACGGTCTGGACGTCATCCGGCACGTCGTCAGCCTCGCCGCCCGCCTGCTCAAGCCCGGCGGCCACGTGGCGATCGAGCACGACGACACGCACGGCGAGTCCGTGCCCGCCCTGCTCGCCGCCCGCCGCGTGCTGACCGACGTCCAAGACCACCCAGACCTGGCCGGCCGCCCCCGCTTCGCCACCGCCCGCCGCACCTGA
- the lpdA gene encoding dihydrolipoyl dehydrogenase, with translation MSAHFDVVVLGAGPGGYVAAIRAAQLGLKTAVVEERYWGGVCLNVGCIPSKALLRNAELAHLFTHEQKTYGIQVDGTVKFDYTAAFDRSRKVADGRVKGVHFLMKKNGITEYNGRGTFVDANTIQVGDETITFANVIIAAGATTRLLPNTSLSERVVTYEEQILSSDLPESIVIAGAGAIGVEFAYVLHNYGVKVTIVEFLDRVVPLEDVEVSAELAKRYKRLGIDVRTGTRVESIDDSGAKVRVTVSKNGEQEVLETDKVMQAIGFQPRTQGYGLENTGVELTERGAIAVDGRGRTNVPNVYAIGDVTAKLMLAHAAESMGVIAAETIAGAETQELDFVMIPRATYCQPQIASFGYTEAQAREKGYDVKVAKFPFTANGKAHGIGDSAGFVKLISDAKYGELLGGHLIGPDVTELLPELTLAQQWDLTVHEVARNVHAHPTLGEAVKEAVHGLAGHMINF, from the coding sequence ATGAGCGCACACTTTGACGTCGTGGTCCTCGGTGCGGGGCCAGGCGGGTACGTCGCCGCTATCCGCGCGGCCCAGCTCGGGCTGAAGACGGCGGTCGTCGAGGAGCGTTACTGGGGCGGGGTCTGCCTGAACGTGGGCTGCATCCCGTCGAAGGCGCTGCTGCGCAACGCCGAGCTCGCCCACCTGTTCACGCACGAGCAGAAGACCTACGGCATCCAGGTCGACGGCACGGTCAAGTTCGACTACACCGCCGCCTTCGACCGCAGCCGCAAGGTCGCGGACGGCCGCGTCAAGGGCGTGCACTTCCTGATGAAGAAGAACGGCATCACCGAGTACAACGGCCGGGGCACGTTCGTCGACGCCAACACCATCCAGGTGGGTGACGAGACGATCACGTTCGCCAACGTGATCATCGCGGCCGGCGCGACGACCCGGTTGCTGCCCAACACCTCCCTGTCCGAGCGGGTCGTCACCTACGAGGAGCAGATCCTCTCCTCCGACCTGCCGGAGAGCATCGTCATCGCCGGTGCGGGCGCGATCGGCGTCGAGTTCGCCTACGTGCTGCACAACTACGGCGTCAAGGTCACGATCGTGGAGTTCCTCGACCGGGTGGTGCCGCTGGAGGACGTGGAGGTGTCCGCGGAGCTGGCCAAGCGCTACAAGCGGCTGGGCATCGACGTCCGCACCGGCACCCGCGTGGAGTCCATCGACGACAGCGGCGCGAAGGTCCGCGTCACCGTCTCCAAGAACGGTGAGCAGGAAGTCCTCGAAACCGACAAGGTGATGCAGGCCATCGGTTTCCAGCCCCGCACGCAGGGCTACGGCCTGGAGAACACCGGCGTCGAGCTGACCGAGCGCGGCGCGATCGCCGTGGACGGCCGTGGTCGCACGAACGTGCCGAACGTCTACGCGATCGGGGACGTCACCGCCAAGCTGATGCTGGCGCACGCCGCCGAGTCCATGGGTGTCATCGCCGCCGAGACCATCGCCGGCGCGGAGACCCAGGAGCTGGACTTCGTGATGATCCCGCGCGCGACCTACTGCCAGCCGCAGATCGCGAGCTTCGGCTACACCGAGGCGCAGGCCCGGGAGAAGGGCTACGACGTCAAGGTCGCCAAGTTCCCGTTCACCGCGAACGGCAAGGCGCACGGCATCGGCGACTCCGCCGGGTTCGTGAAGCTGATCAGCGACGCCAAGTACGGCGAGCTGCTCGGCGGTCACCTGATCGGGCCGGACGTGACCGAGCTCCTGCCCGAGCTGACCCTGGCGCAGCAGTGGGACCTCACCGTGCACGAGGTGGCGCGCAACGTGCACGCCCACCCGACGCTCGGCGAGGCCGTCAAGGAAGCCGTGCACGGCCTGGCCGGGCACATGATCAACTTCTAG
- a CDS encoding acyl-CoA thioesterase/bile acid-CoA:amino acid N-acyltransferase family protein, with amino-acid sequence MAEILVSPRRAPLDRPLDIRITDLPPDTEVTVRVSTGDHGSEAVFRSDERGVVDLTRHTPLQGGYRAVDPMGLFWSMSPTGAAPHPTRVEADPAPPVEIERLRVPDDVTRTELPDLSAVLFEARTPPVTPPVTPQVTPQVTPPATPAKRPAVIVLGGSEGGRHELDAALLAGHGFTTLALAYFGAENVPDDLVHVPVEHVGKAIAFLAGRTDKIGILGGSRGGELALLAAATHPEVGAVVSVVGSGVLTQCIGPGTRLLQKLDHEAASWTWQGRPLPYLPYYLPEELRRQVVAGEPVALRAAFDLSDGIPEAAEIPVERIAGGVLLLSSGRDGSWPSAELSEVAERRLALHRHPFRHEHVVYPEAGHLIAGPPHRPATLSVLPGPGVRFDLGGTPSATAAARADAWRRTIEFLSDQLGT; translated from the coding sequence ATGGCGGAGATCCTGGTGAGTCCCCGGCGCGCCCCTCTGGACCGACCGCTCGACATCAGGATCACCGACCTGCCGCCGGACACCGAGGTCACCGTCCGCGTCTCCACCGGTGACCACGGGTCCGAGGCGGTCTTCCGCTCCGACGAGCGCGGCGTGGTCGACCTGACCAGGCACACCCCGCTCCAGGGCGGCTACCGGGCCGTCGACCCGATGGGCCTGTTCTGGTCGATGAGCCCCACCGGCGCCGCCCCGCACCCCACGCGCGTCGAAGCGGACCCCGCGCCTCCCGTCGAGATCGAACGCCTGCGCGTCCCCGATGACGTCACGCGCACCGAACTGCCCGACCTCTCCGCCGTCCTCTTCGAAGCGCGAACGCCCCCGGTCACGCCCCCGGTCACGCCCCAGGTCACGCCCCAGGTCACGCCTCCGGCCACGCCCGCGAAACGCCCTGCGGTCATCGTCCTGGGCGGGTCGGAAGGCGGCAGGCACGAGCTGGACGCCGCCCTGCTCGCCGGTCACGGCTTCACCACGCTCGCCCTGGCCTACTTCGGCGCGGAGAACGTCCCGGACGACCTCGTCCACGTCCCCGTGGAGCACGTCGGCAAGGCCATCGCCTTCCTCGCCGGGCGGACGGACAAGATCGGGATCCTCGGCGGCTCGCGCGGGGGTGAGCTGGCGCTGCTCGCCGCCGCCACCCACCCCGAGGTCGGCGCGGTCGTCAGCGTCGTCGGGTCGGGGGTGCTGACCCAGTGCATCGGCCCCGGCACCCGGCTGCTCCAGAAGCTCGACCACGAGGCGGCCTCGTGGACGTGGCAGGGCCGGCCGCTGCCGTACCTGCCCTACTACCTCCCCGAGGAGCTGCGCCGCCAGGTCGTGGCGGGCGAGCCGGTGGCTCTCCGGGCCGCGTTCGACCTGTCCGACGGCATCCCGGAGGCCGCCGAGATCCCGGTCGAGCGGATCGCCGGCGGTGTGTTGCTCCTCTCATCCGGGCGCGACGGGAGCTGGCCCAGCGCCGAGCTGAGCGAGGTCGCCGAACGCCGGCTGGCGCTGCACCGCCACCCCTTCCGGCACGAGCACGTGGTGTACCCGGAGGCAGGACACCTGATCGCCGGTCCGCCGCACCGCCCGGCAACGCTGTCCGTGCTGCCCGGTCCGGGCGTGCGGTTCGACCTGGGCGGCACCCCGAGCGCCACCGCCGCCGCGCGGGCCGACGCGTGGCGGCGCACCATCGAGTTCTTGTCCGACCAACTGGGCACCTAA